Proteins encoded by one window of Nocardioides euryhalodurans:
- a CDS encoding alpha/beta hydrolase family protein has protein sequence MHEPLATDLLPGSDRRVDYHLAETLDGLYVPYALRTPAGEGPHPFVLVAYGNGGGGLAWLRERAHRFRHVTDRLLEAGYACAWVRYRTEVELGYQRGGRLQVHGRQGMELMNRAPLEYEDEVAVLRDVAERPEIDADRLFHLGVSHAGEMLFKLLSQYDGLLRAGVAAEPASHELLTLDLDGEPTVESEDGLRDIESLQMRTVEHARSRITEPETVSERLDGVDIPVLVLGREQDELQGIFRLTYELLAEKRSDAEWRSWSHDVHGYIYPEVGDDGVAQVDEVQREALDVIVDFFDRYR, from the coding sequence ATGCACGAGCCCCTGGCCACCGACCTGCTCCCCGGCTCCGACCGTCGCGTCGACTACCACCTCGCCGAGACCCTGGACGGTCTCTACGTGCCGTACGCCCTGCGCACCCCGGCAGGGGAGGGGCCGCACCCGTTCGTGCTGGTCGCCTACGGCAACGGTGGTGGCGGCCTGGCCTGGCTGCGCGAGCGGGCCCACCGGTTCCGCCACGTCACCGACCGGCTGCTCGAGGCCGGCTACGCCTGCGCCTGGGTGCGCTACCGCACCGAGGTGGAGCTCGGCTACCAGCGTGGGGGGCGGCTGCAGGTCCACGGGCGTCAGGGCATGGAGCTGATGAACCGCGCGCCCCTCGAGTACGAGGACGAGGTCGCCGTTCTCCGCGACGTCGCCGAGCGGCCGGAGATCGACGCCGACCGGCTCTTCCACCTCGGCGTCAGCCATGCGGGCGAGATGCTCTTCAAGCTCCTCTCGCAGTACGACGGGCTCCTCCGTGCCGGCGTGGCCGCCGAGCCGGCCAGCCACGAGCTGCTCACCCTCGACCTCGACGGCGAGCCCACGGTCGAGTCCGAGGACGGGCTCCGCGACATCGAGAGCCTCCAGATGCGCACGGTGGAGCACGCGCGGTCGCGGATCACCGAGCCCGAGACGGTCTCGGAGCGCCTCGACGGCGTCGACATCCCGGTGCTGGTGCTCGGCCGCGAGCAGGACGAGCTGCAGGGCATCTTCCGGCTCACCTACGAGCTGCTCGCCGAGAAGCGCAGCGACGCCGAGTGGCGGTCGTGGAGCCACGACGTGCACGGCTACATCTACCCCGAGGTCGGCGACGACGGGGTGGCGCAGGTCGACGAGGTCCAGCGGGAGGCGCTCGACGTGATCGTCGACTTCTTCGACCGGTACCGCTGA
- a CDS encoding vWA domain-containing protein has product MSRYRRYDGGDPLAPPVDLGEALDEIGQDVMAGYSPERAMREFLRRGGRDQAGLDDLARRVAERRRQLLRQHDLDGTLQEVRELLDRAVLEERKQLARDVEMDDGDRALREMQLDNLSANTAAAVTELASYDWQSREAREAYEQIKDLLGRELLDQRFAGMKDALENATDEDRAAVSEMLSDLNDLLEKHQQGEDSQQDFDDFMAKHGQFFPENPENIDELLDALAQRSAAAQRMLNSMSPEQRQQLMELSQQAFGSPALMEQLARMDANLQSLRPGEDWSGSEGFEGSEGLGLGDGTGVLQDLAELDDLADQLSQSYSGARLDDVDLDALARQVGDQAAVDARTLQQLEQALRDSGYLHRGSDGQYRLSPQAMRLLGKALLRDVAQRMSGRQGQRDLRSAGAAGELSGATREWAYGDTEPWDVTGSIGNAVRRTAAEGGDPRRGVRLEIGDVEVQETEARTQAAVALLVDTSFSMAMDGRWVPMKRTALALHTLIRSRFRGDALQLIAFSRHAQVMEIEELTGLDARWDKGTNLHHGLLLANRHFRKHPQAQPVLLVVTDGEPTSHLEPDGEVHFSYPPHPLTISYAVRELDNAMRLGAQTTFFRLGEDPGLARFIESMARRVDGRVVAPELDDLGAAVVGSYLGDRSPASSYRDHFGDWAGGRGFWVG; this is encoded by the coding sequence ATGAGCCGTTATCGCAGGTACGACGGCGGCGACCCGCTCGCCCCGCCGGTCGACCTCGGGGAGGCGCTCGACGAGATCGGCCAGGACGTCATGGCCGGCTACAGCCCCGAGCGCGCGATGCGGGAGTTCCTGCGCCGCGGTGGTCGTGACCAGGCAGGCCTGGACGACCTGGCCCGCCGGGTGGCCGAGCGTCGCCGCCAGCTGCTGCGTCAGCACGACCTCGACGGGACCCTCCAGGAGGTCCGCGAGCTGCTGGACCGGGCGGTGCTGGAGGAGCGCAAGCAGCTGGCCCGCGACGTGGAGATGGACGACGGCGACCGGGCGCTGCGTGAGATGCAGCTCGACAACCTCTCAGCCAACACGGCCGCGGCCGTGACCGAGCTGGCGTCGTACGACTGGCAGAGCCGGGAGGCCCGCGAGGCCTACGAGCAGATCAAGGACCTGCTCGGCCGCGAGCTGCTCGACCAGCGCTTCGCCGGCATGAAGGACGCCCTCGAGAACGCCACCGACGAGGACCGGGCGGCGGTCAGCGAGATGCTCTCGGACCTCAACGACCTGCTCGAGAAGCACCAGCAGGGGGAGGACTCCCAGCAGGACTTCGACGACTTCATGGCGAAGCACGGCCAGTTCTTCCCCGAGAACCCCGAGAACATCGACGAGCTGCTCGACGCCCTCGCCCAGCGGTCCGCGGCCGCGCAGCGGATGCTGAACTCGATGTCGCCCGAGCAGCGGCAGCAGCTGATGGAGCTGTCCCAGCAGGCCTTCGGGTCGCCCGCCCTGATGGAGCAGCTGGCGCGGATGGACGCCAACCTGCAGTCACTGCGCCCGGGGGAGGACTGGAGCGGGTCGGAGGGCTTCGAGGGCAGCGAGGGCCTCGGCCTCGGCGACGGGACCGGTGTCCTGCAGGACCTCGCGGAGCTCGACGACCTCGCCGACCAGCTGTCGCAGTCCTACAGCGGCGCCCGGCTCGACGACGTCGACCTCGACGCGCTCGCGCGGCAGGTCGGCGACCAGGCGGCGGTCGACGCGCGGACCCTGCAGCAGCTCGAGCAGGCGCTGCGCGACAGCGGCTACCTCCACCGCGGCTCCGACGGGCAGTACCGCCTGAGCCCGCAGGCGATGCGGCTGCTGGGCAAGGCGCTGCTGCGCGACGTGGCGCAGCGGATGTCGGGTCGGCAGGGCCAGCGCGACCTGCGCAGCGCCGGCGCGGCCGGCGAGCTGTCCGGGGCGACCCGCGAGTGGGCGTACGGCGACACCGAGCCCTGGGACGTCACCGGCAGCATCGGCAACGCCGTACGCCGGACCGCGGCGGAGGGCGGTGACCCCCGCCGCGGCGTCCGGCTCGAGATCGGTGACGTCGAGGTGCAGGAGACCGAGGCGCGGACGCAGGCGGCGGTCGCGCTGCTCGTCGACACCTCGTTCTCGATGGCGATGGACGGCCGGTGGGTGCCGATGAAGCGCACCGCGCTGGCGCTGCACACGCTGATCCGCAGCCGGTTCCGCGGCGACGCGCTGCAGCTGATCGCCTTCTCCCGGCACGCCCAGGTCATGGAGATCGAGGAGCTGACCGGGCTGGACGCCCGGTGGGACAAGGGGACCAACCTCCACCACGGGCTGCTGCTGGCCAACCGGCACTTCCGCAAGCACCCGCAGGCGCAGCCGGTGCTGCTGGTCGTGACCGACGGGGAGCCGACCTCCCACCTCGAGCCGGACGGCGAGGTGCACTTCTCCTACCCGCCGCACCCGCTCACGATCTCGTACGCCGTGCGCGAGCTCGACAACGCGATGCGGCTCGGCGCGCAGACGACGTTCTTCCGGTTGGGCGAGGACCCCGGCCTGGCGCGGTTCATCGAGTCGATGGCCCGCCGGGTCGACGGCCGGGTCGTCGCGCCCGAGCTCGACGACCTCGGCGCCGCCGTCGTGGGGTCCTACCTCGGGGACCGGTCACCGGCGTCGTCCTACCGCGACCACTTCGGCGACTGGGCCGGCGGCCGGGGGTTCTGGGTCGGCTGA
- a CDS encoding Bax inhibitor-1/YccA family protein has product MQSNNPVFRRSDAFNGTAAQGTNAYGNQTYPGNGAAFDGYGQTPTGYADTQAPVHSGERMTIDSVVQKTGISLAVVIVTAALTWWWTGDVRGSDAQMGNLYLALMVGSFGAFGLSMVNSFKRVVSPGLVLAFCALEGVALGAFSKFIDAAFVPENSSLGDNIVMQAVLGTFAAFAGTLAAYKFFDIKVGQRFRTFVIAAMFGMVALGLLEVVLGMFGNAVGFLGFGGAGLLFSFAGLVLGVFMLILDFDFVEQGIAAGIEERESWRAAFALTVSLVWIYTNLLRILAIFSQD; this is encoded by the coding sequence ATGCAGAGCAACAACCCCGTGTTCCGCCGATCCGACGCGTTCAACGGGACCGCAGCGCAGGGGACCAACGCCTACGGCAACCAGACCTACCCCGGCAACGGCGCGGCCTTCGACGGCTACGGCCAGACCCCGACCGGCTACGCCGACACCCAGGCGCCGGTCCACTCCGGCGAGCGGATGACCATCGACTCGGTCGTCCAGAAGACCGGCATCTCGCTGGCCGTCGTCATCGTGACCGCCGCGCTCACCTGGTGGTGGACCGGTGACGTCCGGGGCAGCGACGCGCAGATGGGCAACCTCTACCTCGCGCTGATGGTCGGCTCCTTCGGTGCCTTCGGCCTCTCAATGGTCAACTCCTTCAAGCGGGTCGTCAGCCCCGGGCTGGTGCTCGCCTTCTGTGCCCTCGAGGGCGTGGCGCTCGGTGCGTTCAGCAAGTTCATCGACGCCGCCTTCGTGCCCGAGAACAGCAGTCTCGGCGACAACATCGTCATGCAGGCCGTCCTCGGCACCTTCGCGGCCTTCGCCGGCACCCTCGCCGCCTACAAGTTCTTCGACATCAAGGTCGGCCAGCGGTTCCGTACGTTCGTGATCGCCGCGATGTTCGGCATGGTCGCCCTCGGCCTGCTCGAGGTCGTGCTCGGCATGTTCGGCAACGCGGTGGGCTTCCTCGGCTTCGGCGGTGCCGGCCTGCTCTTCTCGTTCGCCGGCCTCGTGCTCGGTGTCTTCATGCTGATCCTCGACTTCGACTTCGTCGAGCAGGGGATCGCGGCGGGCATCGAGGAGCGCGAGTCGTGGCGGGCGGCGTTCGCGCTGACCGTCAGCCTGGTGTGGATCTACACCAACCTGCTCCGGATCCTGGCGATCTTCAGCCAGGACTGA
- a CDS encoding glycine cleavage system protein R: protein MTRHAITVLGHDRPGIIADTTGRLAGLGLNLEDSTMTLLRGHFAMTLVCQGDAPEAEIATALAPLTDDGTLTVTVREVPAEPSYEPAGSPWVLTVHGGDRPGIVSSVVGEVAQVGGNITDLTTRLAGDLYLLVAEIDLPAATDVDALRVSVDAAAAALGVGATLRPAEADEL, encoded by the coding sequence GTGACCCGCCACGCCATCACCGTCCTCGGCCACGACCGCCCCGGGATCATCGCCGACACCACCGGCCGCCTCGCCGGCCTGGGCCTCAACCTCGAGGACTCCACGATGACGCTGCTGCGCGGTCACTTCGCGATGACCCTGGTCTGCCAGGGTGACGCGCCCGAGGCAGAGATCGCGACGGCGCTCGCACCGCTGACCGACGACGGCACGCTGACCGTCACCGTGCGTGAGGTGCCCGCGGAGCCGTCGTACGAGCCGGCGGGCTCGCCGTGGGTGCTGACGGTGCACGGGGGCGACCGGCCCGGGATCGTGTCCTCGGTCGTCGGCGAGGTGGCGCAGGTCGGCGGCAACATCACCGACCTCACCACCCGGCTCGCGGGGGACCTCTACCTGCTCGTGGCCGAGATCGACCTGCCCGCGGCCACCGACGTCGACGCGCTCCGGGTGTCGGTCGACGCAGCGGCGGCGGCCCTCGGCGTCGGGGCCACCCTCCGCCCTGCCGAGGCCGACGAGCTGTGA
- a CDS encoding uracil-DNA glycosylase, with protein MTERPLLPHPVTGEPFPSPVPPGTGWPDDPAVADTPVARSAAGVRRLAATDDLAELDARVSVCAACPRLVRWREDVAHEKRASFADQPYWGRPIAGWGSSDPRVLVVGLAPAAQGGNRTGRVFTGDSSGDWLFASLHRVGLATQGTSVHAGDGQRLVDTRMVATVRCAPPQNKPTVAERDTCAPWLTREISLLPSLRVVVALGAYGWAGALRGLAAAGAEVPAPRPRFGHGAEVGLGDLTLLGCYHPSQHNTFTGRLTPAMLDEVLGRARALSQ; from the coding sequence GTGACGGAACGACCCCTCCTGCCCCATCCCGTCACCGGCGAGCCGTTCCCCTCACCGGTCCCGCCGGGGACCGGGTGGCCCGACGACCCGGCAGTCGCCGACACGCCCGTCGCCCGCTCCGCGGCGGGCGTACGCCGGCTCGCCGCCACCGACGACCTGGCCGAGCTCGACGCCCGCGTGTCGGTGTGCGCGGCCTGTCCGCGGCTGGTCCGCTGGCGCGAGGACGTCGCCCACGAGAAGCGGGCGTCGTTCGCCGACCAGCCCTACTGGGGCCGCCCGATCGCGGGCTGGGGGTCGAGCGACCCGCGGGTGCTCGTGGTGGGCCTCGCTCCCGCCGCCCAGGGTGGCAACCGGACCGGCCGGGTCTTCACGGGCGACTCCAGCGGCGACTGGCTCTTCGCGAGCCTGCACCGGGTCGGGCTCGCGACGCAGGGAACGTCGGTCCACGCCGGCGACGGCCAGCGCCTGGTCGACACCCGGATGGTCGCGACCGTGCGGTGCGCACCGCCGCAGAACAAACCGACCGTCGCCGAGCGCGACACCTGCGCTCCCTGGCTCACGCGGGAGATCTCGCTGCTTCCCTCGCTCCGCGTGGTGGTCGCGCTCGGGGCGTACGGCTGGGCCGGCGCGCTCCGCGGCCTGGCGGCTGCCGGTGCCGAGGTACCTGCGCCGCGACCGCGGTTCGGGCACGGCGCGGAGGTCGGGCTCGGTGACCTCACGCTGCTCGGCTGCTACCACCCCAGCCAGCACAACACCTTCACCGGCCGGCTCACCCCGGCCATGCTGGACGAGGTGCTCGGGCGGGCCCGCGCGCTGTCACAATGA
- a CDS encoding cystathionine beta-synthase: MQYVNSLLDLIGNTPLVRLRRSMDGLEAPLVLGKVEYLNPGGSVKDRIATRMIEAAEASGALQPGGTIVEPTSGNTGVGLAMVAQEKGYKCVFVCPDKVSEDKRNVLKAYGAEVVVCPTAVAPEHPDSYYNVSDRLASQPGAWKPDQYSNPHNPRSHYETTGPEIWEQTDGKITHFVCGVGTGGTISGTGRYLKEQNPDVQVIGADPAGSVYSGGTGRPYLVEGVGEDFWPETYDRGIADRIIEVSDADSFAFTRRLAREEALLVGGSCGMAAYAARQLAHELAAEGRTDAVIVVLLPDSGRGYLTKVFNDEWLAQYGFATGSEEADHKTVGEVLRGKTGRLPDLVHTHPSETIAEAVAILQEYGVSQMPVVRAEPPIVAAEVAGSVSERTLLDALFAGHAKLTDAVEEHMSAALPTIGSTEPAQAAVGMLEDADAVLVHEDGKPVGVLTRQDLLAFLASS, translated from the coding sequence GTGCAGTACGTGAACTCGCTCCTGGACCTGATCGGCAACACCCCGCTCGTGCGCCTGCGGCGCTCGATGGACGGGCTGGAGGCGCCGCTGGTGCTCGGCAAGGTCGAGTACCTCAACCCCGGCGGCTCCGTGAAGGACCGGATCGCGACCCGGATGATCGAGGCGGCCGAGGCCTCGGGCGCGCTGCAGCCCGGCGGCACCATCGTCGAGCCGACGTCGGGCAACACCGGTGTCGGGCTGGCCATGGTGGCCCAGGAGAAGGGCTACAAGTGCGTCTTCGTGTGTCCGGACAAGGTCAGCGAGGACAAGCGCAACGTGCTCAAGGCGTACGGCGCCGAGGTGGTCGTCTGCCCCACCGCGGTCGCCCCCGAGCACCCCGACTCCTACTACAACGTCAGCGACCGGCTCGCCTCGCAGCCGGGTGCCTGGAAGCCCGACCAGTACTCCAACCCGCACAACCCGCGTTCCCACTACGAGACCACCGGTCCGGAGATCTGGGAGCAGACGGACGGGAAGATCACCCACTTCGTGTGCGGCGTCGGCACCGGCGGCACCATCAGCGGCACCGGCCGCTACCTCAAGGAGCAGAACCCCGACGTCCAGGTGATCGGCGCCGACCCCGCCGGCTCGGTCTACTCCGGCGGCACCGGCCGCCCCTACCTCGTCGAGGGCGTCGGCGAGGACTTCTGGCCCGAGACCTACGACCGCGGCATCGCAGACCGGATCATCGAGGTCTCCGACGCCGACTCCTTCGCCTTCACCCGCCGGCTCGCCCGCGAGGAGGCGCTGCTCGTCGGCGGCTCCTGCGGCATGGCCGCGTACGCCGCCCGGCAGCTGGCCCACGAGCTGGCTGCCGAGGGACGTACCGACGCGGTGATCGTGGTCCTGCTGCCCGACTCCGGTCGCGGCTACCTCACCAAGGTCTTCAACGACGAGTGGCTCGCCCAGTACGGCTTCGCGACCGGCTCGGAGGAGGCCGACCACAAGACGGTCGGCGAGGTGCTCCGCGGCAAGACCGGGCGGCTGCCCGACCTGGTCCACACCCACCCGAGCGAGACCATCGCCGAGGCGGTCGCGATCCTGCAGGAGTACGGCGTCTCGCAGATGCCGGTCGTCCGCGCGGAGCCCCCGATCGTCGCCGCCGAGGTGGCCGGCTCGGTCTCCGAGCGCACCCTGCTCGACGCACTCTTCGCCGGTCACGCCAAGCTGACCGACGCCGTCGAGGAGCACATGTCCGCGGCCCTGCCCACCATCGGCTCCACCGAGCCCGCGCAGGCCGCCGTGGGGATGCTCGAGGACGCCGACGCTGTGCTCGTGCACGAGGACGGCAAGCCCGTCGGGGTGCTCACGAGACAGGATCTGCTCGCGTTCCTGGCCAGCAGCTGA
- a CDS encoding SGNH/GDSL hydrolase family protein translates to MGNAAAARKLASAAAFGGGGLSALGLGLYGLLRTEAKLARRAIGQTRETPPPDATGWYGRGRPGPAVKVALLGDSSAAGYGVDRVEETPGAHLASGLAVRADRRVHLREFAVVGAESSHLVRQVDAALPTGPDLAVILIGVNDITHQVRPATSVRNLSEAVRRLREAGAEVVVGTCPDLGTIRPIPPPLKQVARVWSRRLAAAQTIAVVEEGGRTVSLSSILGPEFDAAPALLFGPDRFHPSADGYRALAEVLLPSALAALGLGPDAAEAPEAVRGEGLRPVASAAVEAVRVPGTELDGVEVAGSRRGVRGLWVELRHRRRHPGTDSEAPEPTEPSHADDTADTART, encoded by the coding sequence GTGGGGAACGCTGCAGCCGCTCGCAAGCTGGCCTCCGCCGCTGCGTTCGGCGGTGGCGGCCTCTCCGCGCTCGGACTCGGCCTCTACGGCCTGCTCCGGACGGAGGCCAAGCTCGCCCGCCGCGCGATCGGGCAGACGCGGGAGACGCCGCCGCCCGACGCCACCGGGTGGTACGGCCGCGGCCGTCCCGGTCCGGCGGTCAAGGTGGCGCTGCTCGGCGACTCCAGCGCCGCCGGCTACGGCGTCGACCGGGTCGAGGAAACCCCGGGCGCCCACCTCGCGAGCGGGCTCGCGGTGCGCGCGGACCGACGCGTCCACCTGCGGGAGTTCGCGGTCGTCGGGGCGGAGTCGAGCCACCTCGTCCGGCAGGTCGACGCCGCGCTGCCGACCGGCCCGGACCTCGCCGTGATCCTGATCGGTGTCAACGACATCACCCACCAGGTCCGCCCCGCCACGTCGGTCCGCAACCTCTCCGAGGCCGTACGCCGGCTCCGCGAGGCCGGAGCCGAGGTCGTGGTCGGCACCTGTCCCGACCTCGGCACCATCCGGCCGATCCCGCCGCCGCTCAAGCAGGTGGCCCGGGTCTGGTCGCGCCGGCTGGCCGCCGCCCAGACGATCGCGGTCGTCGAGGAGGGAGGACGTACGGTCTCGCTGAGTTCGATCCTGGGGCCCGAGTTCGACGCCGCGCCGGCGCTGCTCTTCGGCCCGGACCGCTTCCACCCCTCCGCCGACGGCTACCGCGCGCTGGCCGAGGTGCTCCTCCCCTCCGCGCTCGCCGCCCTCGGGCTCGGCCCGGACGCCGCCGAGGCGCCCGAGGCGGTCCGCGGCGAGGGGCTGCGTCCGGTGGCGAGCGCAGCGGTCGAGGCGGTCCGGGTTCCCGGCACCGAGCTCGACGGGGTCGAGGTCGCCGGCTCGCGCCGCGGCGTCCGCGGGCTGTGGGTGGAGCTGCGGCACCGCCGACGCCACCCGGGCACCGACAGCGAGGCACCGGAGCCGACCGAGCCCAGCCACGCCGACGACACCGCGGACACCGCCCGGACGTGA
- a CDS encoding alternate-type signal peptide domain-containing protein — protein MNKMIKGSVAGATGIALLMGGFGTYALWSDSENLAENGVQSGELDIATSAGTYDDANTGAANDWTAADKMVPGDKVTYTQTFTVKASGKKLAGTIAYVKPSLTSTFAGLTHSVAVTSSSSSVTETAPGSNQFAFNAPFGTATLTAVVTYTLPSGTSGQTDQNKAATLPAAAFTISQS, from the coding sequence ATGAACAAGATGATCAAGGGATCGGTCGCCGGGGCCACCGGCATCGCACTGCTGATGGGCGGCTTCGGCACCTACGCCCTCTGGAGCGACAGCGAGAACCTGGCCGAGAACGGTGTGCAGTCCGGCGAGCTCGACATCGCCACCAGCGCCGGCACCTACGACGACGCCAACACCGGCGCGGCCAACGACTGGACCGCCGCCGACAAGATGGTCCCCGGTGACAAGGTCACCTACACCCAGACCTTCACGGTCAAGGCGAGCGGCAAGAAGCTCGCGGGCACCATCGCCTACGTCAAGCCCTCGCTGACGAGCACCTTCGCCGGCCTGACCCACAGCGTCGCGGTCACCTCCAGCAGCAGCTCGGTCACCGAGACCGCGCCGGGCTCCAACCAGTTCGCGTTCAACGCGCCGTTCGGCACCGCGACGCTCACCGCCGTGGTGACCTACACCCTCCCGTCCGGCACCTCCGGGCAGACCGACCAGAACAAGGCCGCCACGCTGCCCGCGGCTGCCTTCACGATCAGCCAGAGCTGA
- a CDS encoding signal peptidase I, with protein MRARVAKALSWALLIGVVTAGAALILVPKATGARPLTVLSGSMEPTYDIGSVVVVRPVDTDELAIGDVITFQPVSDDPRLTTHRIDGFAFGAEGKQFVTKGDNNDTVDLEPVSADQVRGEVWYSVPLVGYVSVWLAGGWVRTAINLFAVALLLYGGVLLAGGLVERRRREKVPA; from the coding sequence GTGAGGGCCAGGGTGGCCAAGGCGCTGAGCTGGGCGCTGCTGATCGGCGTCGTCACTGCCGGAGCAGCCCTGATCCTGGTGCCGAAGGCGACCGGCGCGCGTCCCCTCACCGTGCTGAGCGGCTCGATGGAGCCGACGTACGACATCGGCTCGGTCGTCGTCGTGCGTCCGGTCGACACCGACGAGCTCGCGATCGGTGACGTCATCACCTTCCAGCCCGTCTCCGACGACCCGCGGCTGACCACCCACCGGATCGACGGGTTCGCCTTCGGCGCGGAGGGCAAGCAGTTCGTCACGAAGGGCGACAACAACGACACCGTCGACCTCGAACCGGTCTCGGCCGACCAGGTGCGGGGCGAGGTCTGGTACTCGGTGCCCCTGGTCGGCTACGTCTCCGTGTGGCTGGCCGGCGGCTGGGTGAGGACCGCGATCAACCTCTTCGCGGTCGCCCTCCTGCTCTACGGCGGGGTGCTGCTCGCCGGTGGTCTGGTCGAGCGTCGCCGCCGCGAGAAGGTGCCGGCATGA
- the def gene encoding peptide deformylase, which translates to MTPEPTVLAWTEAELGVEGGVLEVVRAPRPVLATPGERVDPTAPDVVQLAADLVATMRVSPGCVGLAAPQVGIGAQVFCVDVSAHPKTRGHHGTFVLCNAEVLEASRNERAREGCMSVPDLTGDVKRASRVVVRGELPGSGTEVTLAAEAFEARALQHEIDHCAGLLFLDRVAGAHAVHHRKTYL; encoded by the coding sequence GTGACCCCCGAACCCACCGTGCTCGCCTGGACCGAGGCCGAGCTCGGCGTCGAGGGCGGGGTGCTCGAGGTGGTGCGGGCGCCCCGGCCCGTGCTGGCGACGCCGGGTGAGCGGGTCGACCCGACCGCCCCCGACGTGGTGCAGCTCGCGGCCGACCTCGTCGCCACGATGCGGGTCTCGCCGGGCTGTGTGGGCCTGGCCGCCCCGCAGGTCGGGATCGGCGCTCAGGTCTTCTGCGTCGACGTGTCGGCCCACCCCAAGACGCGCGGGCACCACGGGACGTTCGTGCTCTGCAACGCCGAGGTGCTCGAGGCCAGTCGCAACGAGCGGGCCCGCGAGGGCTGCATGAGCGTCCCCGACCTCACCGGCGACGTGAAGCGGGCCAGTCGTGTCGTCGTACGCGGGGAGCTGCCGGGGAGCGGCACCGAGGTCACGCTCGCAGCCGAGGCGTTCGAGGCGCGCGCCCTCCAGCACGAGATCGACCACTGCGCCGGGCTGCTCTTCCTCGACCGGGTCGCCGGCGCGCACGCCGTCCACCACCGCAAGACGTACCTCTAG
- a CDS encoding ATP-binding protein, translated as MTHAPENTTLGGLRATGHQLKPLRQEIRDNLLAKLAAGEDPWPGLHGFDDTVVPQLERALIAGHDVVLLGERGQGKTRLLRSLAGLLDEWSPVIAGSELGEHPYEPVGPASRRRAEELGDDLPVTWRHRDERYAEKLATPDTSVADLIGDVDPMKVAEGRHLGDPETIHFGLIPRSHRGIVAINELPDLAERIQVAMLNVMEERDIQIRGYVLRLPLDVLVVASANPEDYTNRGRIITPLKDRFGAEIRTHYPTELDDELAVIRQEAHLVAEVPDHLLETLARFTRNLRRSGSVDQRSGVSARFAIAGAETIAAAALHRATRQGEERPVARVVDLETAVDVLGGKIEFESGEEGREHEVLTHLLRTATAETVRHHLRGIDLALLVEAIEEGRMVTTGAQVSARDFLAGLPVLGESELYDEVCDRLGATDDGTRAAAIELALEGLYLARRIGKESDGAETVYG; from the coding sequence GTGACTCACGCACCCGAGAACACGACCCTCGGCGGCCTCCGCGCGACCGGGCACCAGCTCAAGCCCCTCCGCCAGGAGATCCGCGACAACCTGCTGGCGAAGCTCGCCGCCGGCGAGGACCCGTGGCCCGGGCTCCACGGCTTCGACGACACGGTCGTCCCCCAGCTCGAGCGTGCCCTGATCGCCGGGCACGACGTGGTGCTCCTCGGTGAGCGCGGCCAGGGCAAGACCCGGCTGCTGCGCTCGCTGGCCGGGCTGCTCGACGAGTGGAGCCCGGTCATCGCCGGCTCCGAGCTCGGCGAGCACCCGTACGAGCCCGTCGGTCCTGCCTCCCGCCGCCGGGCCGAGGAGCTCGGCGACGACCTGCCTGTCACCTGGCGCCACCGCGACGAGCGGTACGCCGAGAAGCTCGCGACTCCCGACACGTCCGTCGCCGACCTGATCGGCGACGTCGACCCGATGAAGGTGGCCGAGGGTCGGCACCTCGGTGACCCGGAGACCATCCACTTCGGGCTGATCCCGCGCTCCCACCGCGGCATCGTCGCCATCAACGAGCTGCCCGACCTCGCCGAGCGGATCCAGGTGGCGATGCTCAACGTGATGGAGGAGCGCGACATCCAGATCCGCGGCTACGTGCTGCGGCTGCCGCTCGACGTGCTGGTGGTGGCGAGCGCCAACCCGGAGGACTACACCAACCGCGGGCGGATCATCACCCCGCTCAAGGACCGCTTCGGCGCGGAGATCCGTACCCACTACCCGACCGAGCTCGACGACGAGCTCGCCGTGATCCGACAGGAGGCGCACCTCGTCGCCGAGGTTCCCGACCACCTGCTGGAGACGCTGGCGCGGTTCACCCGCAACCTGCGGCGGTCGGGCAGCGTCGACCAGCGGTCCGGGGTCTCGGCCCGGTTCGCGATCGCCGGAGCGGAGACCATCGCCGCGGCCGCGCTCCACCGCGCCACCCGGCAGGGCGAGGAACGACCGGTCGCGAGGGTGGTCGACCTCGAGACCGCCGTCGACGTGCTCGGCGGCAAGATCGAGTTCGAGAGCGGCGAGGAGGGCCGCGAGCACGAGGTCCTCACCCACCTGCTGCGGACCGCGACCGCCGAGACCGTACGCCACCACCTGCGAGGGATCGACCTGGCGCTGCTCGTCGAGGCGATCGAGGAGGGCCGGATGGTCACGACCGGGGCCCAGGTCTCGGCCCGCGACTTCCTCGCCGGGCTCCCCGTGCTGGGGGAGTCGGAGCTCTACGACGAGGTCTGCGACCGGCTCGGCGCGACCGACGACGGCACCCGGGCCGCGGCGATCGAGCTCGCCCTCGAGGGGCTCTACCTCGCGCGCCGGATCGGCAAGGAGTCCGACGGGGCGGAGACGGTCTATGGCTGA